A DNA window from Streptomyces canus contains the following coding sequences:
- a CDS encoding cupin domain-containing protein, translating into MSAEQAHLPPGVEVIATRPEATAGIPAGSEARTVRVTLSPGDPGAPPHRHPGPIFGYVTQGEILFELEGQPPRVLKAGDAVFEPGGDVIHYVGANNLPDAQSELVVTMFAPPGTPVLTVVSAEELAERRHLRFAQP; encoded by the coding sequence ATGAGCGCTGAGCAGGCACACCTGCCCCCAGGCGTCGAGGTGATCGCTACCCGGCCGGAGGCGACGGCCGGGATCCCGGCAGGCTCCGAGGCCAGGACCGTCCGGGTCACCCTGTCGCCCGGTGACCCCGGCGCGCCGCCGCACCGGCACCCCGGACCGATCTTCGGCTACGTGACCCAGGGCGAGATCCTCTTCGAGCTGGAGGGGCAGCCGCCCCGGGTGCTCAAGGCCGGTGACGCCGTGTTCGAGCCCGGGGGCGACGTGATCCACTATGTGGGCGCCAACAACCTTCCGGACGCGCAGTCGGAGCTGGTGGTGACCATGTTCGCGCCGCCGGGTACCCCGGTTCTGACCGTGGTGAGCGCAGAGGAACTGGCCGAACGACGACACCTACGGTTCGCCCAGCCTTGA
- a CDS encoding LLM class flavin-dependent oxidoreductase gives MPIDAPHRALRFGVKTTPMHLAYDDILRVWEDADELPELDDAWLWDHLMPLVAPPGGAVLEGWTLLAALAARTTRLRLGLLVTSNMLRTPAHLGKIATTVDVISKGRLIMGLGVGGTRQPDGPNPAVAEYAAYGLPLPSPGEGLTRFTETITILRRMWTEEVFDHDGLFTTLRGTRNGPGPVRPGGPPLLLGGWGDRTLRIIAEHADIWNVPGPPHNGTDWIAERARVLDAHCTAIGRDPAEITRSAQIIVDYANPATTRAHVRALAAAGIRHVVLALPRPYPDKAARWLVDEIVIPVRENDA, from the coding sequence ATGCCCATTGACGCACCTCACCGCGCGCTCCGCTTCGGCGTCAAGACGACGCCCATGCACCTGGCCTACGACGACATCCTCCGCGTCTGGGAGGACGCCGACGAACTGCCCGAACTCGACGACGCCTGGCTGTGGGACCACCTGATGCCGCTGGTCGCGCCGCCCGGTGGCGCCGTCCTGGAGGGCTGGACGCTGCTGGCAGCGCTGGCCGCTCGCACCACCCGACTCCGCCTTGGCCTGCTCGTCACCAGCAACATGCTGCGCACCCCCGCCCACCTCGGAAAGATCGCCACCACCGTGGACGTGATCTCCAAAGGGCGCCTGATCATGGGCCTGGGCGTCGGCGGAACCCGACAGCCCGACGGCCCCAACCCGGCCGTCGCCGAGTACGCCGCCTACGGCCTCCCGCTCCCGAGTCCCGGCGAGGGCCTGACCCGCTTCACCGAGACGATCACCATCCTGCGCCGCATGTGGACCGAGGAGGTCTTCGATCACGACGGCCTCTTCACCACTCTGCGTGGCACCCGCAACGGCCCCGGCCCGGTCCGGCCCGGCGGCCCGCCGCTGCTGCTCGGCGGCTGGGGCGACCGCACCCTGCGCATCATCGCCGAGCACGCCGACATCTGGAACGTCCCCGGCCCGCCCCACAACGGCACCGACTGGATCGCCGAGCGCGCCCGCGTCCTGGACGCGCACTGCACGGCGATCGGCCGCGACCCAGCCGAGATCACCCGCTCCGCGCAGATCATCGTCGACTACGCCAACCCGGCCACCACCCGCGCCCACGTCCGCGCACTCGCCGCTGCCGGCATCCGGCACGTCGTACTCGCGCTGCCCCGCCCCTATCCGGACAAGGCCGCCCGCTGGCTTGTCGACGAGATTGTCATCCCTGTCCGGGAGAACGACGCCTGA
- a CDS encoding class I SAM-dependent methyltransferase: MNSIVQPDGVAGEWRARVASVRRELTEHGPPRSPDGAPDFATVTLPERDCDQVRDLLVDERVGTVVEIGLAYASSALAISEALLCTGARNPRHVVIDPFQYTAYDGVGWELLRSAGLDDIAELVTEPSQRFLARLADAGFAADAAFVDGSHHFHNVFVDLHFLGEIVRPGGVVLLDDVSWPSVGAAVAYFETNLGWRSIPGALADGTADPASGRPRIGAYRLPDPRPTPDFKEFRPFC; this comes from the coding sequence GTGAACTCGATCGTGCAACCGGACGGAGTCGCAGGCGAGTGGCGGGCTCGAGTGGCCTCCGTACGCCGCGAGCTCACCGAGCACGGGCCGCCGCGGAGTCCCGATGGCGCTCCGGACTTCGCCACCGTCACGCTGCCGGAGCGCGACTGTGATCAGGTACGTGACCTCCTGGTGGATGAGCGAGTCGGCACGGTCGTCGAGATCGGGCTCGCCTATGCCAGCTCGGCGCTGGCGATCAGTGAGGCGCTGCTGTGCACCGGTGCACGGAACCCGCGGCATGTGGTGATCGACCCGTTCCAGTACACGGCGTACGACGGTGTCGGGTGGGAGCTGCTGCGCAGCGCCGGCCTGGACGACATCGCTGAGCTGGTGACCGAACCATCGCAGCGGTTCCTTGCCCGGTTGGCCGACGCGGGTTTCGCCGCGGACGCGGCGTTCGTCGACGGCAGCCACCACTTCCACAACGTGTTCGTCGACCTCCACTTCCTGGGCGAGATCGTCCGACCTGGCGGCGTCGTGCTGCTCGACGATGTCTCGTGGCCATCGGTCGGCGCTGCCGTGGCGTACTTCGAGACCAATCTGGGGTGGCGTTCGATACCGGGCGCTCTGGCCGACGGGACCGCCGACCCGGCCAGCGGTCGACCGCGGATTGGCGCCTACCGGCTGCCCGATCCGCGCCCGACGCCGGACTTCAAGGAGTTCCGACCGTTCTGCTGA
- a CDS encoding MarR family winged helix-turn-helix transcriptional regulator gives MAENDDDGAAVEELLGTRLGYLLKHAQLQLAKHAGPALAPFGLDARELAVLAVLAADRPLSQLEAARRLGVDRTTMVALVDALEGKGLVERRRSEEDRRRNVVELTERGRRARADAENAREAAEREFLAPLGEKDAARLVKALQVLIRTPNRP, from the coding sequence ATGGCGGAGAATGACGACGACGGGGCCGCGGTCGAGGAACTGCTGGGCACGCGGCTGGGCTACCTGCTCAAGCACGCGCAGCTGCAGCTGGCCAAGCACGCCGGGCCCGCACTGGCCCCGTTCGGGCTGGACGCGCGGGAGTTGGCGGTGCTCGCGGTGCTGGCGGCAGACCGCCCGCTGTCGCAACTGGAGGCCGCGCGGCGGCTGGGCGTGGACCGTACGACGATGGTCGCGCTCGTCGACGCGCTGGAGGGCAAAGGGTTGGTGGAGCGGCGCCGCAGTGAGGAGGACCGCCGCCGCAACGTCGTTGAGTTGACAGAGCGGGGCAGACGGGCGCGGGCCGATGCGGAGAACGCCCGCGAGGCGGCGGAACGCGAGTTTCTCGCCCCGCTCGGCGAGAAGGACGCGGCGCGCCTGGTAAAGGCGCTGCAGGTGCTGATCAGAACTCCGAACAGACCCTGA
- a CDS encoding HAD family hydrolase, which produces MTSERVQPGLRKCVLFDVDGTLIDAVDNQRGVWARWAGRYGLDATEVYRVALRTRPMETFAKVAPDQDPRECLAALHELEDEDVRSGVYTAFDGASELLGILPSGAWALVTSNYEHRVRGRFARTGLPVPRVIVDAAAVEEGKPSPVPYLLAAEQLGVRPENCLVVEDAPSGVEAGLRAGMTVWGVNTAAAVTGVHRHFASLREAVPDILAFARLEGSAGMG; this is translated from the coding sequence GTGACCAGTGAGCGTGTGCAGCCCGGCCTTAGGAAGTGTGTCCTCTTCGACGTCGACGGCACGTTGATCGACGCCGTGGACAACCAGCGCGGGGTCTGGGCAAGGTGGGCGGGGCGATACGGACTGGACGCGACTGAGGTCTATCGGGTGGCCCTGCGGACGCGGCCGATGGAGACCTTCGCCAAGGTGGCTCCGGACCAGGATCCAAGGGAGTGCCTGGCTGCGCTGCACGAACTGGAGGACGAGGACGTCCGGTCCGGCGTCTATACGGCCTTCGACGGCGCGTCGGAGCTGCTGGGCATCCTGCCGTCGGGGGCATGGGCGCTCGTGACCTCCAACTACGAGCACCGGGTACGCGGGCGATTTGCCCGGACGGGCCTGCCGGTCCCGCGCGTCATCGTGGACGCCGCCGCAGTGGAAGAAGGCAAACCCTCGCCCGTGCCCTACCTGTTGGCCGCCGAGCAGCTCGGTGTCCGGCCCGAGAACTGCCTGGTCGTTGAGGACGCCCCCTCCGGAGTCGAAGCAGGGCTGCGGGCCGGCATGACGGTGTGGGGCGTCAACACCGCGGCTGCGGTGACCGGCGTACACCGTCACTTCGCGAGCCTGCGCGAAGCGGTCCCCGACATCCTCGCCTTCGCCCGGCTGGAAGGCTCAGCCGGAATGGGATGA
- a CDS encoding transposase domain-containing protein produces the protein MWGSGTSLRCSPPEQVDAVLAETQVHEVRQRLLPPRLTGYFVLARALFCPEPCHEVLRLLAEPARHEDGWGSWRVPDKAAVFRARRKLGVEPFRNCWCTLVRWWRTSGRRVRSGGASGDGDRRHHARGGRHRRE, from the coding sequence GTGTGGGGCTCGGGGACCTCACTCAGGTGTTCCCCGCCAGAGCAGGTGGATGCAGTGTTGGCGGAGACTCAAGTCCATGAGGTGCGGCAGCGGCTGCTGCCTCCGCGGCTGACGGGGTACTTCGTGCTGGCCAGGGCGTTGTTCTGCCCTGAGCCCTGTCACGAGGTATTACGTCTGCTCGCGGAGCCGGCCCGGCACGAGGACGGGTGGGGATCGTGGCGGGTGCCGGACAAGGCCGCAGTCTTCCGCGCCCGCCGGAAACTGGGCGTCGAGCCGTTCCGGAACTGCTGGTGCACGCTGGTGCGGTGGTGGCGGACGAGCGGACGCCGGGTGCGTTCTGGCGGGGCTTCGGGTGATGGCGATCGACGGCACCACGCTCGCGGTGGCCGACACCGCCGCGAGTGA
- a CDS encoding NADP-dependent oxidoreductase encodes MPEPSSPGPGQILVAVEAAGVGPWDGLLNGAGWDVGLRPPAALGVEGAGKVLAVGAGVTRFAVGDRVLAHEAPLPGGSGFWAERVLINADHAAACPPGLDAVHAAALPVNGLTAWQALEKLDLSQGQRLLITNGGGATGALAVQLAAAKGIEVTATASAAAAERLLGLGAREVVDYRDANWSATVRGGFDAALIVATGTADAALPLVRDGSRVCSLTSDAPAEERGITSWDLYVEPNAAQLVQLAEQAAAGTLKLAPESLPLSEGPAAFARVVTGRAGGKKIVLTPA; translated from the coding sequence GTGCCCGAACCGTCATCTCCCGGGCCCGGTCAGATCCTGGTCGCGGTTGAGGCGGCCGGGGTCGGCCCGTGGGACGGACTGCTCAACGGCGCTGGCTGGGACGTGGGGCTGCGCCCACCGGCGGCGCTGGGAGTGGAGGGCGCGGGCAAGGTGCTGGCCGTCGGCGCGGGTGTCACCCGGTTTGCCGTAGGTGACCGGGTGCTCGCGCACGAGGCCCCGCTGCCCGGGGGAAGCGGCTTCTGGGCCGAACGCGTTCTGATCAACGCGGATCACGCGGCAGCCTGCCCACCCGGGCTGGACGCCGTGCACGCCGCGGCGCTGCCGGTCAACGGACTCACCGCCTGGCAGGCCCTGGAGAAGCTGGACCTTAGCCAAGGCCAGCGGCTCCTGATCACCAACGGAGGTGGGGCCACCGGAGCCCTGGCCGTCCAGCTCGCCGCGGCCAAGGGGATCGAGGTGACCGCGACCGCGTCTGCTGCCGCTGCAGAGCGCCTGCTCGGTCTGGGAGCGAGGGAGGTCGTCGACTACCGCGATGCGAACTGGTCGGCTACGGTACGCGGCGGGTTCGACGCCGCCCTCATCGTCGCCACCGGCACGGCGGATGCTGCCCTGCCTTTGGTGCGGGACGGCAGCCGAGTGTGCTCCCTGACCTCGGACGCGCCTGCGGAGGAGCGAGGCATCACGAGTTGGGACCTCTACGTCGAGCCCAACGCCGCGCAGCTTGTCCAGTTGGCGGAGCAGGCCGCCGCGGGAACCTTGAAACTCGCCCCGGAATCCCTGCCGCTGAGCGAGGGACCGGCTGCGTTCGCCCGGGTGGTCACCGGACGGGCCGGCGGTAAGAAGATCGTGCTCACCCCGGCATGA